In a genomic window of Bradyrhizobium sp. LLZ17:
- the pgsA gene encoding CDP-diacylglycerol--glycerol-3-phosphate 3-phosphatidyltransferase, giving the protein MNIATTRGTTSRAMSLPNLLTYGRIAAIPVVVGCIYAQSILDQPLWLRWVAVAIFIAAGVTDYLDGYYARIWNQQSAFGRMLDPIADKLLVASCLLMLAADGIIHGWSLWAAIVILCREILVSGLREYLAALRVSVPVTKLAKWKTTVQLVAIGFLLAGPAGDEVVPIVSMIGLALLWASAILTIYTGYDYFRAGIHHLIREDEG; this is encoded by the coding sequence ATGAACATCGCCACGACACGAGGGACCACCAGCCGCGCGATGTCCCTCCCGAACCTCCTGACCTACGGCCGGATCGCCGCGATTCCGGTCGTGGTTGGGTGCATCTATGCGCAGTCGATTTTGGATCAGCCGTTGTGGCTGCGCTGGGTCGCGGTCGCCATTTTCATCGCGGCCGGGGTGACGGATTACCTCGACGGTTATTATGCGCGGATCTGGAATCAGCAATCGGCATTCGGCCGCATGCTCGATCCGATCGCGGACAAGCTCCTGGTCGCCTCCTGCCTGCTGATGCTCGCCGCCGACGGAATCATCCACGGCTGGTCGCTGTGGGCCGCCATCGTGATCCTCTGCCGCGAGATCCTGGTCTCGGGCCTGCGGGAATACCTCGCCGCGCTGCGCGTCAGCGTGCCCGTGACCAAGCTCGCCAAGTGGAAGACGACGGTCCAGCTCGTTGCGATCGGCTTCCTGCTCGCCGGCCCGGCCGGCGACGAGGTGGTGCCGATCGTCTCGATGATCGGGCTGGCGCTGCTGTGGGCCTCGGCCATCCTCACCATCTACACCGGCTACGATTACTTCCGCGCCGGCATCCATCACCTCATCAGGGAGGATGAAGGATGA
- a CDS encoding response regulator, producing MTVPLAATLARPPAQPADDAPHLLLVDDDRRIRDLLSRFLAGEGYRVTTAASAGDARSKLLGLHFDLLILDVMMPGETGFDLARFIRTSSSVPIVMLTARHEAESRIEGLQIGADDYVAKPFEPRELALRINNILKRAAPPPQAATVEKIAFGPYVYHLDRGELRQGEDVIHLTDREREMLRILSETPGDTVPRSALTGNGSVNERAVDVQINRLRRKIENDPANPLFLQAVRGIGYRLVASP from the coding sequence GTGACCGTGCCGCTTGCTGCCACGCTCGCCCGCCCGCCGGCGCAACCCGCCGACGATGCCCCGCATCTGCTGCTGGTCGACGACGACCGCCGCATCCGCGATCTGCTGTCGCGCTTCCTCGCCGGCGAAGGCTATCGCGTCACCACCGCCGCGAGCGCCGGCGATGCGCGCTCGAAGCTCCTGGGCCTGCATTTCGATCTTTTGATCCTCGACGTCATGATGCCGGGCGAAACCGGCTTCGATCTCGCGCGCTTCATCCGGACATCCTCCTCGGTGCCGATCGTGATGCTGACGGCGCGCCATGAAGCGGAAAGCCGCATCGAAGGCCTGCAAATCGGCGCCGACGATTACGTGGCAAAACCGTTCGAGCCGCGCGAGCTGGCGCTGCGCATCAACAACATTCTCAAGCGCGCCGCCCCACCGCCCCAGGCCGCGACCGTGGAGAAGATCGCGTTCGGTCCCTACGTCTATCACCTCGATCGCGGCGAGTTGCGCCAGGGCGAGGACGTCATCCACCTCACCGACCGAGAGCGCGAGATGCTGCGGATCCTCTCGGAGACGCCGGGCGACACCGTGCCGCGCAGCGCGCTGACAGGCAATGGCAGCGTCAATGAACGCGCCGTCGACGTGCAGATCAATCGTCTGCGGCGCAAGATCGAGAACGACCCCGCCAATCCGCTGTTCCTTCAGGCGGTGCGCGGCATCGGCTATCGGCTGGTGGCCTCGCCATAA
- a CDS encoding cold-shock protein, whose protein sequence is MAMTGTVKFFNGERGYGFIKPDDGGRDVFVHITAVERAGLKDLAEGQRITFEVEPDKKGKGPKAVNLVILS, encoded by the coding sequence ATGGCCATGACGGGAACGGTCAAGTTCTTCAACGGCGAGCGCGGTTACGGCTTTATCAAGCCGGACGACGGCGGCCGCGATGTCTTCGTTCATATCACCGCGGTGGAGCGGGCAGGACTGAAGGACCTTGCCGAAGGACAGCGTATCACATTCGAGGTCGAACCGGACAAGAAGGGGAAGGGACCCAAGGCGGTCAATTTGGTGATCCTCTCCTAG
- a CDS encoding MarR family winged helix-turn-helix transcriptional regulator, with product MRWDIIELLFFAYRDFVGDPDQELEAFGFGRAHHRVIHFVYRYPGLKVADLLDVLRITKQSLGRVLKQLLDEGYIVQKTGDNDRRQRLLYATPKGEALVQKLAGLQTTRITKALAELAPQDADTVKRFLRAMIDREDPDKVLQTIFANVNQDAKE from the coding sequence TTGCGCTGGGATATCATCGAGCTGCTGTTCTTTGCCTATCGCGACTTCGTCGGCGATCCCGACCAGGAGCTGGAGGCGTTCGGCTTCGGCCGGGCCCATCACCGGGTCATCCACTTCGTCTACCGTTATCCCGGTCTCAAGGTCGCCGACCTCCTCGACGTCCTGCGTATCACCAAGCAGTCGCTCGGCCGCGTGCTCAAGCAGCTGCTGGACGAGGGTTACATCGTGCAGAAGACCGGCGACAACGATCGCCGCCAGCGCCTGCTCTATGCGACGCCGAAGGGCGAGGCGCTGGTGCAGAAGCTCGCCGGGCTCCAGACCACGCGGATCACCAAGGCGCTCGCCGAGCTGGCGCCGCAGGATGCCGACACCGTCAAGCGCTTCCTGCGCGCGATGATCGACCGCGAGGATCCAGACAAGGTGCTGCAGACGATCTTCGCCAACGTCAATCAAGACGCAAAGGAGTGA
- a CDS encoding ribonuclease T, which translates to MFHSRLHSFSRLMISLTLALPLALSLAAGLLGLAGSAQAQDRRQNAPGEFDFYVLSLSWSPSFCEEASERGGRSQIQCGGRPYAFVVHGLWPQYENGFPEYCQRPSPRLNRSIVSSMLDLMPAPGLIFNEWDKHGTCSGLTDRNYFETIRKARAAIKIPAEFLDLSQEKTVAPAEVEEAFIKANPGLSNAAVSVTCNRTRLSEVRICLSKDLQFRACEEIDRRACRRDQLTMPPIRGG; encoded by the coding sequence ATGTTTCATTCCAGATTGCATTCGTTCTCCCGCCTGATGATCTCGCTTACGCTTGCCCTACCTCTTGCCCTGTCCCTTGCCGCAGGGCTGCTCGGCCTTGCGGGCAGCGCCCAAGCCCAGGACAGACGACAGAACGCGCCCGGCGAGTTCGATTTCTACGTGCTGTCGCTATCCTGGTCGCCTTCGTTCTGCGAGGAGGCTTCCGAGCGCGGCGGACGCTCGCAAATCCAGTGCGGCGGACGACCCTACGCCTTCGTGGTTCACGGCCTGTGGCCGCAATATGAGAACGGTTTTCCGGAATATTGCCAGCGGCCATCACCGCGGCTGAACCGCAGCATTGTCTCCTCGATGCTCGATCTGATGCCCGCCCCCGGCCTGATCTTCAATGAATGGGACAAGCACGGCACCTGCTCCGGGCTTACCGACCGCAATTATTTCGAGACCATCCGCAAGGCACGCGCGGCGATCAAGATTCCGGCCGAATTTCTCGACCTTTCGCAGGAAAAGACGGTGGCGCCCGCCGAGGTCGAAGAGGCCTTCATCAAGGCCAATCCGGGCCTGAGCAATGCCGCCGTCTCGGTCACCTGCAACCGGACGCGCCTGTCAGAGGTCCGCATCTGCCTCAGCAAGGATTTGCAGTTCCGTGCCTGCGAGGAGATCGACCGCCGCGCCTGCCGCCGCGACCAGCTGACCATGCCGCCGATCAGGGGTGGGTAG
- a CDS encoding branched-chain amino acid aminotransferase, whose translation MSMTFDIQPAPNPTSEKDRVAKLVDPGFGRVFTDHMAIVRYNQAKGGWYEARVEARANFQLDPAGAVLHYAQEIFEGLKAYKRDDGGVNLFRPDANARRFKDSADRMAMAQMPEDVFIEAVEQVVRIDRAWIPGGEGSLYLRPFMIASETFLGVKPSSEYIFAVIASPVGSYFKGGPAPVSIWVSENYTRAAVGGTGAVKCGGNYAASLRAQAEAIQHGCDQVVFLDAIERRYIEELGGMNVFFVFDDGSLSTPPLGTILPGITRDSIIALARDAGKTVREEPYSLEQWRKDAASGKLKEAFACGTAAVISPIGKVRSVSGDFEISGGAAGPVAMGLRKQLVDIQYGRTNDPHNWIKKVI comes from the coding sequence ATGAGCATGACATTCGACATCCAGCCCGCGCCCAATCCGACCTCCGAAAAGGACCGTGTCGCCAAGCTGGTGGACCCCGGATTTGGGCGGGTCTTCACCGATCACATGGCGATCGTCCGCTACAACCAGGCCAAGGGCGGCTGGTACGAGGCGCGCGTCGAGGCCCGCGCCAATTTCCAGCTCGATCCGGCCGGCGCCGTCCTGCACTACGCGCAGGAAATCTTTGAAGGCCTCAAGGCCTACAAGCGCGACGACGGCGGCGTGAACCTGTTCCGGCCCGACGCCAATGCGCGGCGCTTCAAGGACTCGGCCGACCGCATGGCGATGGCGCAGATGCCCGAAGACGTCTTCATCGAAGCGGTCGAGCAGGTCGTGCGCATCGACCGCGCCTGGATCCCCGGCGGCGAGGGCAGCCTTTATCTGCGCCCCTTCATGATCGCGAGCGAGACCTTCCTCGGCGTGAAGCCGTCGTCCGAATATATCTTCGCGGTCATCGCCTCGCCGGTCGGCTCCTATTTCAAGGGCGGTCCTGCCCCGGTGTCGATCTGGGTCTCGGAGAACTATACCCGCGCCGCGGTCGGCGGCACCGGTGCCGTCAAGTGCGGCGGCAATTACGCCGCGAGCCTGCGGGCGCAGGCCGAGGCGATCCAGCATGGCTGCGACCAGGTCGTCTTCCTCGACGCGATCGAGCGCCGCTACATCGAAGAGCTCGGCGGCATGAACGTGTTCTTCGTGTTCGACGACGGCTCGCTGTCGACGCCGCCGCTCGGCACGATCCTGCCCGGCATCACCCGCGACTCCATCATCGCGCTCGCCCGCGATGCCGGCAAGACCGTGCGCGAGGAGCCCTATTCGCTCGAGCAGTGGCGCAAGGATGCGGCCAGCGGCAAGCTGAAGGAAGCCTTCGCCTGCGGCACCGCGGCGGTGATCTCGCCGATCGGCAAGGTGCGCTCGGTGAGCGGCGATTTCGAGATCAGCGGCGGCGCCGCCGGTCCGGTCGCCATGGGCCTGCGCAAGCAACTCGTCGACATCCAGTACGGCCGCACCAACGATCCGCACAACTGGATCAAGAAGGTGATCTGA
- a CDS encoding ATP-binding protein, whose product MSTIDTGLTLLRSAAGRVSAANGWMGNAFKGWMPTGLYARALLIMIVPMVILQSVVAFVFMERHWNTVTRRLSAAVVQDIAALIDVYKGYPQDKDRDQIRRIAQQRLGLVVDFLPAGDMPPPGPKPFFSLLDQTLSVQLGRQIGRSFWIDTVGRSNLVEIRIQLDDAVMRVFAQRSAAYASNSEIFLFWMVGTSSILLIVAVLFLRNQIKPILRLADAAESFGKGREAPNFRPRGAREVRRAAVAFLEMKSRIERTMEQRTAMLAGVSHDLRTILTRFKLELALIGDSPEMEGMRKDVDEMSMMLEDYLAFARGDSGEQSQPTDMAQALEELRSDAERHGHTATVTFQGLPVVTVKPASFKRCLANLVTNAARYGKSIAITGQRDHRYLTVTVEDDGPGIPAHLREEVFKPFLRLDNARNQDEGGTGLGLAIARDIARSHGGDITLGDSPMGGLRASVRIPV is encoded by the coding sequence ATGAGCACGATTGATACCGGCCTGACGCTGCTGCGAAGCGCCGCCGGGCGCGTCTCCGCCGCCAATGGCTGGATGGGCAACGCGTTCAAGGGCTGGATGCCGACCGGCCTCTATGCCCGCGCGCTGCTGATCATGATCGTGCCGATGGTGATCCTGCAATCGGTGGTCGCCTTCGTGTTCATGGAGCGGCACTGGAACACGGTGACGCGCCGATTGTCGGCCGCGGTGGTGCAGGACATCGCCGCGCTGATCGACGTCTACAAGGGCTATCCGCAGGACAAGGACCGCGACCAGATCCGCCGCATCGCGCAGCAGCGCCTCGGGCTGGTGGTGGATTTCCTGCCTGCCGGCGACATGCCGCCGCCGGGACCAAAGCCGTTCTTCTCGCTGCTCGACCAGACGCTCTCGGTGCAGCTCGGCCGCCAGATCGGACGCTCCTTCTGGATCGACACGGTCGGCCGCTCCAACCTGGTCGAGATCCGGATCCAGCTCGACGACGCCGTGATGCGGGTGTTCGCGCAGCGCAGCGCCGCCTACGCCTCGAACTCGGAGATTTTTCTGTTCTGGATGGTCGGGACATCCTCGATCCTTCTGATCGTCGCGGTGCTGTTCCTGCGCAACCAGATCAAGCCGATCCTGCGGCTTGCGGATGCCGCTGAAAGTTTCGGCAAGGGCCGCGAGGCGCCGAACTTCCGGCCGCGTGGCGCGCGTGAAGTACGACGCGCGGCCGTGGCCTTCCTGGAGATGAAATCGCGCATCGAGCGCACGATGGAGCAGCGCACGGCGATGCTCGCCGGCGTCAGCCACGATCTGCGCACCATCCTCACGCGGTTCAAGCTCGAGCTGGCGCTGATCGGCGACAGCCCCGAGATGGAGGGTATGCGCAAGGACGTCGACGAGATGTCGATGATGCTGGAAGACTACCTGGCGTTTGCCCGCGGCGATTCCGGCGAGCAGTCGCAGCCGACCGACATGGCGCAGGCGCTCGAGGAGCTGCGCAGCGACGCCGAGCGCCACGGCCACACCGCGACCGTGACATTCCAGGGCCTGCCCGTGGTCACCGTGAAGCCGGCCTCGTTCAAGCGTTGCCTCGCCAACCTCGTCACCAATGCCGCACGCTACGGCAAGAGCATCGCCATCACCGGCCAGCGCGATCACCGCTATCTGACGGTCACGGTCGAGGACGACGGACCAGGCATTCCCGCCCATTTGCGCGAAGAAGTGTTCAAGCCGTTCCTGCGGCTGGACAATGCCCGCAATCAGGACGAGGGCGGCACCGGTCTGGGGCTGGCGATCGCCCGCGACATCGCCCGCTCCCACGGCGGCGACATCACCCTCGGCGATAGCCCGATGGGCGGATTAAGGGCGAGTGTGCGGATTCCGGTGTAA
- the uvrC gene encoding excinuclease ABC subunit UvrC, translating into MIPDSTDNPDDARARKSPRGPTPDAPPERLTPPDVDPATAGGDDEDDARLPDILEESGAVGEVPLATGHEAIERAVRLAPTSPGVYRMLAANSDVLYVGKAKNVKKRLSNYARIGAPQPARILRMIAATVSVEIVSTTTETEALLLEANLIKQLRPRFNVQLRDDKSFPYILITGDHWAPQILKHRGAQTRPGRYFGPFASAGAVNRTITALQRAFLIRSCTDSFFESRSRPCLLYQIRRCAGPCTREIDFPGYTTLVREATDFLSGKSQAVKQELAGEMEKASGELEFESAALYRDRLAALSAIQSQQGINPRTVEEADVFAIHQDGGFSCVEVFFFRTGQNWGNRAYFPRAEKTFTPEEVLGSFLAQFYDDKPPPKSILLSHEIEESELLANALSIKAGHKIEVSTPKRGEKKELVTHALTNAREALGRKLADTATQSRLLDAMATTLSLPHPPKRIEVYDNSHIQGTNAVGAMIVAGPDGFVKNQYRKFNIKSEGLTPGDDYGMMREVLERRFKRLVNPPEDNAAKPNDKAKDDDFPQWPDLVVIDGGRGQLNAVREIFTNLGLTQVSLMSVAKGPDRDAGRETLFMPEREAIKLEPRDPVLYFIQRLRDEAHRFVIGSHRKLRKKDIREAGLQEIPGIGPSRKRALLHHFGTLKEIERASIADLGKVPGVSAESARRIFEYFHPQPG; encoded by the coding sequence ATGATTCCCGATTCCACCGACAACCCGGACGACGCGCGCGCGCGCAAATCGCCGCGCGGCCCCACGCCGGACGCCCCGCCCGAGCGGCTGACGCCGCCGGACGTCGATCCCGCCACCGCCGGCGGCGACGACGAGGACGATGCGCGGCTGCCGGACATCCTGGAAGAGAGCGGTGCGGTCGGCGAAGTGCCGTTGGCGACGGGCCATGAGGCGATCGAGCGTGCGGTCCGGCTCGCCCCGACCTCGCCCGGGGTCTATCGCATGCTCGCTGCGAACAGCGACGTGCTCTATGTCGGCAAGGCCAAGAACGTCAAGAAACGCCTGTCCAACTACGCGCGCATCGGTGCGCCGCAGCCGGCACGCATCCTGCGCATGATCGCGGCCACGGTCTCGGTAGAGATCGTCTCGACGACGACCGAGACCGAAGCGCTGCTGCTCGAAGCCAACCTCATCAAGCAGCTGCGGCCGCGCTTCAACGTGCAGCTCCGCGACGACAAATCGTTTCCCTATATCCTGATCACCGGCGACCATTGGGCGCCGCAGATCCTCAAGCACCGCGGCGCGCAGACCCGACCCGGGCGCTATTTCGGGCCGTTCGCATCCGCCGGCGCGGTCAACCGCACCATCACGGCGTTGCAGCGCGCGTTCCTGATCCGCTCCTGCACCGATTCCTTCTTCGAGAGCCGCAGCCGGCCGTGCCTGCTCTACCAGATCCGCCGCTGCGCCGGCCCCTGCACCCGCGAGATCGATTTCCCCGGCTACACGACGCTGGTGCGCGAGGCGACCGACTTCCTGTCCGGCAAGAGCCAGGCGGTGAAGCAGGAGCTCGCAGGCGAGATGGAGAAGGCCTCGGGCGAGCTCGAATTCGAAAGTGCGGCGTTGTACCGCGACCGTCTCGCCGCGCTGTCGGCGATCCAATCGCAGCAGGGCATCAATCCGCGCACGGTGGAGGAAGCGGACGTGTTCGCCATCCACCAGGACGGCGGCTTCTCCTGCGTCGAGGTGTTCTTCTTCCGCACCGGCCAGAACTGGGGCAACCGCGCCTATTTCCCGCGCGCGGAGAAGACCTTTACACCGGAAGAGGTGCTCGGCTCCTTCCTCGCCCAATTCTACGACGACAAGCCGCCGCCGAAGAGTATCCTGCTCTCGCACGAGATCGAGGAAAGCGAGTTGCTCGCCAACGCGCTGTCGATCAAGGCCGGTCACAAGATCGAGGTCTCCACGCCGAAGCGCGGGGAGAAAAAGGAGCTTGTCACCCACGCCCTGACCAATGCGCGCGAGGCGCTCGGCCGCAAGCTCGCCGATACTGCGACCCAGAGCCGCCTGCTCGACGCGATGGCGACCACGCTCAGCCTGCCGCATCCGCCGAAGCGCATCGAGGTCTACGACAACAGTCACATCCAGGGCACCAATGCGGTCGGCGCCATGATCGTCGCCGGTCCGGATGGCTTTGTGAAAAACCAGTACCGCAAGTTCAACATCAAGTCGGAAGGGCTCACGCCCGGCGACGACTACGGCATGATGCGCGAAGTGCTGGAGCGCCGCTTCAAGCGGCTCGTCAATCCGCCCGAGGACAACGCGGCCAAGCCAAACGACAAGGCCAAGGACGACGATTTCCCGCAATGGCCGGATCTCGTGGTGATCGACGGCGGCCGCGGCCAGCTCAATGCCGTTCGGGAGATTTTCACCAATCTCGGGCTGACCCAGGTATCGCTGATGTCGGTCGCCAAGGGGCCGGACCGGGATGCCGGCCGGGAGACCCTGTTCATGCCCGAGCGCGAGGCGATCAAGCTGGAGCCACGCGACCCCGTGCTGTATTTCATTCAGCGGCTACGGGACGAGGCCCACCGCTTCGTCATTGGCTCGCACCGCAAGCTGCGCAAAAAAGACATCCGCGAGGCCGGCTTGCAGGAGATTCCGGGCATCGGCCCGTCACGTAAACGTGCCCTGCTGCATCATTTCGGAACCCTGAAGGAGATCGAACGCGCCTCCATCGCCGATCTCGGCAAGGTTCCGGGGGTAAGCGCCGAGAGCGCCCGCAGGATTTTCGAGTATTTCCATCCCCAGCCGGGGTGA
- a CDS encoding 23S rRNA (adenine(2030)-N(6))-methyltransferase RlmJ, producing MNYRHAFHAGGFADVIKHIVLARILTYLQDKPAAFRVIDTHAGAGLYDLDSDEARRGGEWLTGIARLMQARLSNETVALTKPYLDIVRAFNPKGELKAYPGSPLIARGLMRPQDRLVACELEPNARKALIDVLRRDEQARVVDLDGWVALPAFVPPKERRGLVLIDPSFEAKDEFEKLGAAFSTAFAKWPTGIYVIWYPAKSRRATDALAQLVARSAAAAKPAGKCLRLEFSAAPQIDGASLTSTGLLIVNPPYTLQGELKAILPELEMPLGQGGAARFRLEVPKP from the coding sequence ATGAACTACCGTCACGCCTTTCACGCCGGCGGCTTCGCCGATGTCATCAAGCACATCGTGCTGGCGCGCATCCTGACCTATTTGCAGGACAAGCCGGCCGCCTTCCGCGTCATCGACACCCATGCCGGCGCCGGCCTGTACGATCTCGACAGCGACGAGGCGCGGCGCGGCGGCGAATGGCTGACCGGGATTGCGCGGCTCATGCAAGCGCGCCTCTCGAACGAAACCGTTGCGCTGACGAAGCCCTATCTCGACATCGTCCGCGCCTTCAATCCGAAGGGTGAGCTCAAGGCCTATCCGGGTTCGCCGCTGATCGCGCGCGGCCTGATGCGGCCGCAGGACCGCCTCGTCGCCTGCGAACTCGAGCCGAACGCGCGCAAGGCGCTGATCGATGTGCTGCGCCGCGATGAACAGGCCCGTGTGGTCGATCTCGACGGCTGGGTGGCGCTGCCGGCCTTCGTGCCGCCGAAGGAGCGGCGCGGCCTCGTGCTGATCGATCCGTCCTTTGAAGCGAAGGACGAGTTCGAAAAGCTGGGCGCCGCCTTCTCCACAGCCTTCGCGAAATGGCCGACCGGTATCTATGTAATCTGGTATCCGGCCAAGAGCCGCCGCGCCACGGACGCGCTGGCGCAACTCGTGGCACGCAGCGCAGCCGCAGCAAAGCCGGCGGGAAAATGCCTGCGGCTCGAATTCAGCGCCGCACCGCAAATCGACGGCGCATCCCTGACGTCCACCGGGCTGCTGATCGTCAATCCGCCCTACACGCTGCAGGGCGAGCTCAAGGCGATCCTGCCCGAATTGGAAATGCCGCTCGGCCAGGGCGGAGCGGCCAGATTCCGATTGGAGGTGCCAAAGCCCTGA
- a CDS encoding outer membrane protein has product MKRLVVGVAALAAAGWTASADGADLSYGQRAPYTVNQPLNAYSWAGPYLGANLGYEWGSVDNNPAKPSGFVGGAQAGYNFQNGPWVFGVEGDIQAAGADDTFAPWKFSNPWFGTLRGRAGYALSNVLFYGTAGLAFGELRAQTFGWTESHTSAGWTAGVGAEVGLAPNWSAKLEYLYVDLSTSQFAITGVSNGYSASVVRAGVNYHF; this is encoded by the coding sequence ATGAAGAGGCTCGTTGTGGGCGTGGCCGCGTTGGCTGCTGCGGGCTGGACGGCTTCGGCGGATGGCGCCGATCTCAGCTACGGGCAGCGCGCCCCCTATACCGTCAATCAACCGCTGAACGCCTATAGCTGGGCGGGCCCCTATCTCGGCGCCAATCTCGGCTACGAATGGGGCTCGGTGGACAACAATCCCGCAAAGCCCTCCGGCTTCGTCGGCGGCGCGCAGGCCGGCTACAATTTCCAGAACGGCCCGTGGGTGTTCGGCGTCGAGGGCGACATCCAGGCAGCCGGTGCCGACGATACTTTTGCGCCGTGGAAGTTCTCCAATCCCTGGTTCGGTACGCTGCGCGGCCGCGCTGGCTATGCTCTCAGCAACGTCTTGTTCTACGGCACCGCGGGTCTCGCCTTCGGCGAGCTGCGCGCGCAGACGTTTGGCTGGACAGAGTCGCACACCAGCGCCGGCTGGACCGCCGGCGTCGGCGCCGAAGTGGGCCTCGCGCCGAACTGGAGCGCAAAGCTCGAATATCTCTACGTCGATCTGTCGACCAGCCAGTTCGCTATTACAGGCGTGTCAAACGGCTACAGCGCCAGCGTTGTGCGCGCAGGCGTGAACTATCACTTCTGA
- a CDS encoding DUF3617 domain-containing protein produces MMRQLALLGSVVVLSAGAACADDLPVRKAGLWELKMVRTGSAMPEMTMQHCTDETVDKEMNNNVSPMAKQICAKQDIKKTATGYVSDSECSVAGISTTSHADIVGDFNSAYTVKTSSHAQGGPAGAAGRDTTMTLEAKWLGACKPDQKPGDIVMPGGFKMNVRDVDKLKALLPK; encoded by the coding sequence ATGATGCGCCAGCTTGCTTTGCTCGGATCAGTCGTCGTGTTGTCGGCAGGCGCGGCGTGCGCCGACGACCTGCCGGTGCGCAAGGCCGGGCTGTGGGAATTGAAGATGGTCCGGACCGGCTCGGCGATGCCGGAGATGACCATGCAGCATTGCACCGACGAGACCGTCGACAAGGAGATGAACAACAACGTCTCTCCGATGGCCAAGCAGATCTGCGCCAAGCAGGACATCAAGAAGACCGCGACCGGTTATGTCAGCGATTCCGAGTGCAGCGTCGCCGGCATATCCACGACCTCGCATGCCGACATCGTCGGCGATTTCAACTCGGCCTATACCGTGAAGACCTCCTCGCACGCGCAGGGCGGCCCGGCCGGCGCCGCGGGGCGCGACACTACCATGACGCTCGAAGCCAAATGGTTGGGCGCCTGCAAGCCCGACCAGAAGCCCGGCGACATCGTGATGCCCGGCGGCTTCAAGATGAACGTGCGTGACGTCGACAAGCTGAAGGCGCTGCTGCCGAAGTAG